The Syngnathus acus chromosome 3, fSynAcu1.2, whole genome shotgun sequence genome includes a window with the following:
- the rxfp3.3a2 gene encoding relaxin-3 receptor 1 — protein sequence MDVILNQSDVLNQSAPGEETFRFDDIEEGADGNPFLRILISVVYSVVCAVGLVGNLLVFYLMRLRQGRKKSAINFFIINLAVTDFQFVLTLPFWAVDTALDFSWPFGNAMCKVVLSVTVMNMYASVFFLTAMSVTRYLSVTSALKRSTHRWSRCVKWVCAVLWVAATVATAPTALFSTVTVVAGEKLCLLKFPEGHDWLALYHIQKILVAFIIPLFIVSVNYLLLLRFIKRKSMCTSNRNRRSKVTKSVAIVVLSFFCCWMPNHAITFWGVLVKFNAVNWDQSYYMVHAYVFPVTVCLAHANSCLNPMLYCLMRPEIRKMLSALFWRAPSPCANNNGKGCCRAPSLTHGHIQAVRTTDNVEFTLSVIDHR from the coding sequence AtggatgtcattttaaacCAGAGTGACGTTTTAAACCAGAGCGCGCCCGGCGAGGAGACGTTCCGTTTCGATGACATCGAAGAGGGAGCGGACGGGAATCCCTTTCTTAGGATTCTCATCTCGGTGGTCTACTCGGTGGTCTGCGCCGTGGGGCTGGTGGGGAATCTCCTCGTTTTCTATCTCATGAGGCTACGACAAGGTCGGAAGAAGTCGGCTATCAACTTTTTCATCATCAACTTGGCCGTGACCGACTTCCAGTTCGTGCTGACGCTGCCCTTCTGGGCGGTGGACACGGCTCTGGACTTCAGCTGGCCCTTCGGGAACGCCATGTGCAAAGTTGTGCTCTCTGTCACGGTGATGAACATGTACGCCAGCGTCTTTTTCCTCACGGCCATGAGCGTCACCAGATACTTGTCCGTAACTTCGGCGCTCAAGAGATCCACGCACAGATGGTCGAGGTGCGTCAAGTGGGTGTGCGCCGTGCTTTGGGTCGCGGCCACGGTGGCCACGGCTCCCACGGCGCTCTTCTCCACGGTCACCGTGGTCGCCGGAGAAAAACTATGCCTCCTGAAATTCCCGGAAGGACACGACTGGCTCGCCCTTTATCACATCCAAAAAATACTCGTCGCTTTCATTATCCCCCTCTTTATCGTCTCCGTCAACTACCTGCTGCTTCTGCGCTTCATTAAACGCAAGAGCATGTGCACCAGCAACCGAAATAGGAGGTCGAAAGTGACCAAATCCGTGgccattgttgttttatcctttttttgctgttgGATGCCAAACCACGCCATCACTTTCTGGGGCGTTTTGGTCAAATTTAACGCAGTCAACTGGGATCAGTCCTACTACATGGTGCACGCGTACGTGTTCCCAGTCACCGTGTGCTTGGCGCACGCCAACAGCTGCTTGAACCCCATGTTGTACTGTCTCATGAGGCCAGAGATCAGAAAGATGCTTAGTGCTTTATTCTGGAGAGCTCCGAGTCCATGCGCCAACAACAACGGCAAGGGCTGCTGCAGGGCGCCCTCTCTTACGCACGGGCACATCCAAGCAGTCCGCACTACTGACAATGTTGAGTTCACCTTGTCTGTTATTGATCACAGATGA